Below is a genomic region from Paludisphaera rhizosphaerae.
TCCCGCCCCACGACCACGTACGCCAGGCCGCGGTCCGAGAGCGCCTGCCGGACGTGCCAGTAGTCGTAGCCGTCGTTCCGATCGGCCACGAAGCGGGCCCAGCCGCGCGTGTCCAGGATCCGTTCCTCGGGCCGTGCATTGGCGGCCAGCCAGCGACCGGCCTGCCAGTGGCCTCGACGGCTCTCGTGGCTAGTCCGGAGTTGATAGACGACGAGGATCGTCGACACCGCCGCAGCACCCGCGACGACCGCCATTCGCCACGTCCGGCGCGAGAACGGCAGCCTTTCCCCCAACCGTTGCAGACAAATGAACACACCAGCGCCCGCCCAGATCGAGGAAACAACCACAACCGGCAACACGTGTCGGCCTGAGAGGTACCCGAGCTTCGCTCCGTGGAGAGTCAGGGCGAGAAGGTATGTCGCGACAAAAGCCCCGAGAACCAGGCGTTCCGACGCGCCGGATTCGCGGGCGGATTGGAGTGTCGCTCGGATGAACCGGCTCCGGACAAGGCCCCAAACGGCCATGATCGCGAATCCGCCGCACATCGCGTCCCACCAGCGGCGGACCGCAGACTTCAGGACGTCGACCGGACCAGCGAGGGCCTTGTCGTCAGATTCCTCTTTAGGAGATAGATCGAGCTTCGCCCGCTCCAGGCCCGGCGGCAATGGCTGAGGCGTGTTCCGCTTGACGTTCGTCTGGGCGCCGAGCGACGCCGCGTGCCTCAGCGCGAGTTTCTCGGAGACCTGCCCCTTGGCGAGAGCGTATCCGCCCACGCAGACCAACAGGGCCAGGCCGAGCGCTGGAATGGCGGGCGACGCGGCGAGCGTTCGCAGGCCTCGAGTGCGAGCCAGATGGACGCAGCACGCCAGACCGACGGCCAAGGGCGCGAGGATCGCCTCAGGCCTGGCCGTGTAGCCGAGTCCGCCGACAAGTCCGGCCGCAAGCGCGTACGGCCAGGAATCGCGGCGGATCGCCTGCGAGCCCAACCAAAGTGTGGCCGTCATCGCGAGCAGTCCAACCGCGTTCCCCAGCACGTCGCGACCGACTTCCGCTGGGACCGGCAGCAAGACGTAGATGAACGTTGCGATCAAGGCGACGCGCTCATCAAAGACGGCGCGAGCCAGCGCGAACAGACACAGCAGCAGCGTGAGCGATGCGAGAACCGACACTCCCTGACCGGCGATACGCCACGATTCGGGCCCCGCACCGAGGACCAAAGCCGAGATGGGTTGCACCAAGGCGACAATCGCCGGATAGAGCGGGTGCTGGTCCGTCCCACGGATCACGTCCACCCAGGGATCGGTTTGGAACCGACGGGCGACGGCCAGGAACTTGAGACCGTCCTGCGCCGGAACCAACGTCCGGCACACGGCGGCGACGTCGAGGATCGCCGCAAAGGCCACGATTCCGATGAGCCAGCGACGATGCGTCACCCGATCCTCCTTGATCACACGCCGGTTAGGGTCGATCCTCGACCCAGGCCGCGATTATAGGTGGACCATTCAGGCCGTCAATGGCAGGGCTTTTCCATTGCGTGCAAGCGCGGAGGCCCAGAGGTCGGCGATCGACCGCTCGAACGGAATCTTCGGCTCCCAGCCGACCTCGGCCGTGATCCGCGAGATGTCAGCGCGGGTGTCGTCCGGCTCGCCCGCTCGCTGGGCCCCAGCGTCGAACGCCACCTGCGCGGTACGGCCACTGAGACTCACCAGTCGATCGAGCCCATCTTGAATCGTGTACGAGCGTCCCGAAGCCACGTTGTAAACACGACCCTGCCGCCCTCGCTCCGCCAGAGCGATGAGGGCGCGAGCGGCGTCGCGAACGTCGACGAAATCCCGGCGCGAATCCAGACGCCCGGCCTGAATCTCGACCCAGTGGTCTTTTGCAGCAGCAAGCTGCGTGGCGAACCGTCCGAACGCCAGCGATGACGGCGTTCCCGGTCCGATCAGATTGAACACTCGCCCGACGACGATTCGCAACTCGCCCCAGTTTCTCAGGGCGAGTGTCGTCGCCGCCAGCTTGCTCCGCCCATAAGCCTGAGTTGGCCGACAGGGCTGGTCCTCGACCACCGGCAGATCGGCCGGCTGGATCGGACCAAGTTCCGCCGCCGACCCGACGACGACCACGCGGGTCGGACCAGCTAAATCACGAAGTGCTTCCAGGAGGCGCTCCGTCCCGCGCACGTTGGTCTCGTACAGTTCATCGTCGACGGCGGGGGGGGTCTTCCCCGCGAGATGAAGCACGAAGTCAGGGGCGACCTCACGGACTACTCGATTGAGCCCATCGTTGTCGTGGAGATCGGCCGAAACGAACTGGCCCCTCGGCAAGGCGCTCGGCCGATTCCGCCCCAGGACGACCAGGCGGTCGTCTGGTGCAAGCGTCGGCTCAAGCGATTCCAGAACGTGGCCGCCGAGCCAGCCGCCAGCGCCGGTGATCAGCCAGGTCGCCATGTCGAATCCTCGGCGGTCGTTCGGAGGTCCGTTCGTTTCAGAAGCAACCGCTGCGAGGCCGAGAAAACGGACTCGGGGGTGAGTTGCTTCATGCAGAGATGGTGTCCCTGTGGACAGACCGGCCGCTGGCAGGGGCCGCAGGGAACGGGATGAAACAGGTGAATGGCATTAGGCTGATTCGTCCGCGTCCACTCGATCCGAGTCGGACCGAACAACGAGACGACGGGCGTCCCGAAAGCCGCCGCGAAGTGTCGAGGACCGGAATCCGTCGTTACCAGAAGGTCGGCTCGCTTCACCATCGCCTTGGAAAGTCCCAGGCTCAATTTCTGGTCGGCCAGTGAGACCACCCGAGGGTGCGCCGCGAGTTCAGCAATCCGGCGCGATTCTTCGCGTTCGGAAGGACCGCAAAGGGCGACGACCGCCACGCCGGACTCCTCGGCCAGTCGACGGGCTAGACGACCGAACGACTCGACGGGCCACGCCTTGGCTGGGCCAAACGCGCCGCCGGTGTTCAGGCAGACCAGGCCGTTGGATGCGTCAACGCCCAGCGCGGCGAGTGCTTCGTCGGCCGCCGTTTCGTCGGCTGTCGTGGTCGCCAATTGAAGGCGGACGCCGTCGCCATGGCAGCCGAGCGCCCGGGCCGTGGCAAGGTAATACTCCACGATCGGACAAGGGAGCAGCTTACCGTGAGCGTCGCGCGGAGGTTGCAAACGGTCCGTCAGCAACCAGCCGCGAAGATATCGATCGTAGCCGACGCGGCGGCCGATTCCGGCCAGCCGGGAAATCCAGGCGGTTCGGATCGAGTTGGGCAGGAGAACGGCGGCGTCCGGCCGATTGGCTCGCAGGCGACGAATCAAGGCCGGCGTGCGCTGCTCGGCGACCTTCGACCGAGGGTGGAAGTGGATGACTTGGTCGAACCAGTCGAGGCCGTCGAGAACCGGCGCCACGTTCGGCCGAGAGACGACCGTGAGTCGACCCGAAGGAAACCCCTTCCGCAGTGCGCGAAGGGTCGGCGTCGCCATGACGGTGTCGCCAATAAGGCTGGGGAGAAAAACCACGAGGTTCATGCGCGGCCAGGCCCTTCCGTGGGTCGTCCGTCCAAGGCCCTCCCGCGGCCGTCGACGGCCTTCAGGCTCCTGGAACCGGCCGATTCTGGGGAAGCAAAGCCGCCAACCGGTCGTCCAGCGGCCGTGGGTCTCCCAGCAGATCGAGGCCGATTCGGAGCGCGCGGAGGGGGGCGGCCCCGAGATCCGAGAGGCGGAGTTTCACCAAGTCCTTCTGAGTGGTCAAGATGAGATCCGCCGCGCTTCCATCGGCCCACCGACTCAGTTCCTCGACGTCCTCGGCGGCATACGAATGGTGATCCGGGAAAACCCTCAGTTTGACCACTCGACAGCCCAACGACTCCAACGTGCGTCGAAAGCCCTCGGGGTTGCCGATCCCGCAAAACGCCGCGACGGCCCGGCCTTCCAATCCTTCGAGGGGCGTCGCATGTCCTTCGCCGTCGATGAGGTCGCGGGGAGCGTGCCGCGCCTCAAGGATCGGAGCTTCACCCGTGTATCGCTTCGCCTCCTCGCGAATCCAGTTCCGACGTTCCGGCGGCACGAGGTCTGCGCGTGAGACGACGATCACGTCGGCTCTCTTCAAAGACGAGACCGGCTCGCGAAGCAGGCCGCGAGGGAAAATCCGGCCCAGTCCGAAGGGCTCAAGCGCGTCGAGCAGCACGATATCCAGATCGCGGGCCAACCGCCGATGCTGGAATCCGTCGTCGAGGATGAGGAGTTCCGCCTCCAACTCCTCGACGGCGATCCCAGCGAGGCGGACGCGATCGGGATCCTGAAGGTGTGGGACGTCGGGGAGGTTCTCCTCCAGGACGAGCGCCTCGTCGTTGACGGAGTCAGCCCGGCCGTATCCTCGGCTGATGAGACAGACGCGCACGTCGCGATCGCGATACCAGCGGGCCAGCCACTCGACCATTGGCGTCTTGCCGGTTCCACCCAGAGTCAGGTTGCCGACCGAGACGACCGGCGCGGCCGCCCGATGGACGTCCTTACCGACGTCGAACCGTGCGTTCCGATAGTTCGTCCCCAGCCGATAGCCGACCGACGCCAGCGACAACCCCGCGCGGACCGTCGCCGCCAGAGGCCCTCGGATCTCGCCGCGAAT
It encodes:
- a CDS encoding ArnT family glycosyltransferase produces the protein MTHRRWLIGIVAFAAILDVAAVCRTLVPAQDGLKFLAVARRFQTDPWVDVIRGTDQHPLYPAIVALVQPISALVLGAGPESWRIAGQGVSVLASLTLLLCLFALARAVFDERVALIATFIYVLLPVPAEVGRDVLGNAVGLLAMTATLWLGSQAIRRDSWPYALAAGLVGGLGYTARPEAILAPLAVGLACCVHLARTRGLRTLAASPAIPALGLALLVCVGGYALAKGQVSEKLALRHAASLGAQTNVKRNTPQPLPPGLERAKLDLSPKEESDDKALAGPVDVLKSAVRRWWDAMCGGFAIMAVWGLVRSRFIRATLQSARESGASERLVLGAFVATYLLALTLHGAKLGYLSGRHVLPVVVVSSIWAGAGVFICLQRLGERLPFSRRTWRMAVVAGAAAVSTILVVYQLRTSHESRRGHWQAGRWLAANARPEERILDTRGWARFVADRNDGYDYWHVRQALSDRGLAYVVVGRDELEAKSRRAESLNALLAYAATPVKDFPVVVEGRDVGTQVFRLNQPVSWEGFAP
- a CDS encoding NAD-dependent epimerase/dehydratase family protein, whose amino-acid sequence is MATWLITGAGGWLGGHVLESLEPTLAPDDRLVVLGRNRPSALPRGQFVSADLHDNDGLNRVVREVAPDFVLHLAGKTPPAVDDELYETNVRGTERLLEALRDLAGPTRVVVVGSAAELGPIQPADLPVVEDQPCRPTQAYGRSKLAATTLALRNWGELRIVVGRVFNLIGPGTPSSLAFGRFATQLAAAKDHWVEIQAGRLDSRRDFVDVRDAARALIALAERGRQGRVYNVASGRSYTIQDGLDRLVSLSGRTAQVAFDAGAQRAGEPDDTRADISRITAEVGWEPKIPFERSIADLWASALARNGKALPLTA
- the waaF gene encoding lipopolysaccharide heptosyltransferase II — encoded protein: MNLVVFLPSLIGDTVMATPTLRALRKGFPSGRLTVVSRPNVAPVLDGLDWFDQVIHFHPRSKVAEQRTPALIRRLRANRPDAAVLLPNSIRTAWISRLAGIGRRVGYDRYLRGWLLTDRLQPPRDAHGKLLPCPIVEYYLATARALGCHGDGVRLQLATTTADETAADEALAALGVDASNGLVCLNTGGAFGPAKAWPVESFGRLARRLAEESGVAVVALCGPSEREESRRIAELAAHPRVVSLADQKLSLGLSKAMVKRADLLVTTDSGPRHFAAAFGTPVVSLFGPTRIEWTRTNQPNAIHLFHPVPCGPCQRPVCPQGHHLCMKQLTPESVFSASQRLLLKRTDLRTTAEDSTWRPG
- the lpxK gene encoding tetraacyldisaccharide 4'-kinase, whose product is MAFIRPESYLRLIRGEIRGPLAATVRAGLSLASVGYRLGTNYRNARFDVGKDVHRAAAPVVSVGNLTLGGTGKTPMVEWLARWYRDRDVRVCLISRGYGRADSVNDEALVLEENLPDVPHLQDPDRVRLAGIAVEELEAELLILDDGFQHRRLARDLDIVLLDALEPFGLGRIFPRGLLREPVSSLKRADVIVVSRADLVPPERRNWIREEAKRYTGEAPILEARHAPRDLIDGEGHATPLEGLEGRAVAAFCGIGNPEGFRRTLESLGCRVVKLRVFPDHHSYAAEDVEELSRWADGSAADLILTTQKDLVKLRLSDLGAAPLRALRIGLDLLGDPRPLDDRLAALLPQNRPVPGA